Part of the Niallia alba genome is shown below.
TCTGTTATAAACACGCTAGCCAATGTTTCAATAGAGGGAATCCCTTGAAATTTCATAACAATATCAGCAACATTAGATTGTAACCATTCTCTCTGCTCTACGGCATCAAGAAGTCCGTTTGTTGCATCAGCAAGCTCTTTTATTTCATCGTTTGTCCGGACATGAATTCGGGTAGTGACGTTTCCTTTAGATGCAGCAATTGTCTTAATAGATCCTGTTACTTCTCTTATCGTTCTAACAATTGATTTAGATGTTTGACTCGCCATCATAATAGCGACAAGTGAAATCAAAACTAATGCACCAAATAACCCGATCGTTAATATATTATTTTGTTTATCTAGCTGTGCCGCTCTATTAGCAGATGCTGTCTTTTCAGTATCTCTAAGATTCATAAATTTTGCTGTAATATCGTTTATGTAATCTCGACCAATATCTGCCTCAAAAAATTCATTAAGTGCCTCTGTATTGTTTTGTGCTTTATATTGGATGGTTGGCTCTCCTGCTATATTAATCCAACTCTCAATACTTTCCTTTATTTCTAGCAAATTGTCCTGCTGTGCAGGTTTATTTTGCATTAAATGATATAGCTCATCAAATTGCGTTTCCCAATTTTCCTTCCCATCGTTATACGGACTTAAGTAACTTTGGTTACCTGTGATTATATATCCACGCTGACCTGTTTCCATATCTAATATACTTTTTTCAATGGAAGAAGTTAATTCATATATGCGAGAATCATAATTGATAATCGAGTTACGTTCCTGCTGAAGGGAACGAATTTGATTATTTAGTAGAATTACCGACACAAGTAAGCAAAGAATGATAACAATGTAACCAAGGATAATTTTGGAGCGAATTCCAAATTTAAATTTCGATTCCATTTGATTACCTTCCTTAACTTATTTTCTATTTTAATAGTATAGTATCTGTAACAAAAATGAAAAGGGAATTTGTTCTATTTTACTCTATTTCATATAGTTTATATTACTTTTTTTCATGGTACAACTTTTCAAGCTTATTCTTTGAAACATCCTTTGGCAATTTTACAAGCAAAAAACCTTTTTCTCTAAAGACTGTTTTAGTATAGTTTGTTGCCATTAACCGGAAGCCTGAATACACTTGCGAGGTCTCAACCTCCGGGCGTCTATGTATCTTCAGGCTACTCAGTATCTCTTGAAAAATTATCCCCTTATAAAAAACAACAATCTTATAGTAAGCAGCCTATCTATAAAATAACTTCGTTTAGTTATCCTTTATTTTTTGTAAAAACATTCATTACACACTGAAAATTTACTTTTGGCGGATAATTCTTTTCCACATACTTTACATCTCTTTATCCGTCTCTTTCCTTTTATCCCTTTCTTTAGTTGCTCATTAATTTGATCACTCAATTCCAATCTAACCTTTTCCCAATAATAGGCTTCTGTTCTTCTTTCTAATCGATATAAGAATAATAAATGAAGCCCGATAGATTTATAAGCAAGCTCTAACTCCTCTAAGCTATCCTGCTTTATTTTTGGTTCTGGTAAATCCCTGTTTTCAACAATTGCTTCCATATTCGTTTTCCACTGGACTCGTAATGAACTTTCACTTGTTGCAAACGGGAGCTTCAAAAAACTAAATAAATCATATAAGGACATTCTCGCTTCGACCATCGTATCCATAATCATTTCATATAGCAGCATTTCCTCTGCTAAAGATGCCTTTTTCGTTCCCTCAGGGCTTTTAAAATGTCCCCATAGATAAAAGAACAAGCCGAGATTATTGGAATACTTTTGAAATCTTTCTAAAACGGCACTTGTAGGCGCTATTGTAAATCCAAAAAGGTCCGTATCCTTTTTTTCTAATAAATATTTCATCTTTTTACGATCACTTGTAAAAGCAACTCGCCCAATATCATAAATTCCCTTTCTTCCTGCTCTTCCTGCAATCTGCTTAACTTCCTGAGAGGTTAACATTCTTCTTCTAATACCATCAAATTTGTCATTTTCTAAGAAAACGATTCTCCTTATTGGCAAATTCAGCCCCATCCCAATCGCATCTGTCGAAACAATAACTTTCGTTTCTCCCTTAATAAAACGCTCCATTTGTTTTTTCCTTGCTTCCGGGGGCATACTTCCATAGATAACACTGACTTGCCAGCCCCTTCTTTGTAGCTCGGAAGCTGTTTCTAATACGTTCCTTCTTGAAAAGCAAACAAGGGCATCTCCTTTTCTCGTATGGCTGAGCTGGAATAAATCATTTTCTACCTGTAGTGGTGTCTCTCTTCGATACTCATGAACCTCTACATTTGTATCGCCTAATAGCTGTAAAATCATGTTTTTTGCATGAAGACTTGCGATAATATGAACCTCATTCGCATTTGCTTTCGTAATAGCCCGGTACCAGGAGAATCCTCTTTCCCTATCTGCAATCATTTGGGCTTCATCAATAACGATCACTTCGTAATAGTTTTTTTCATGAAACATTTCCACCGTACTTGATTGGTGCTGTGCATTAAGAACAAGCTTTTCTTCTTCTCCTGTTTTAAGGGAACAAGGAATCCCTTGCTGATTTAGTTTCTCATAAATTTCTAGTGCTAATAATCTTAATGGTGCCAAATATAAACCACTACTAGCTTCCATCATCCGGTTAATAGCCTGAAAAGTTTTACCAGTATTTGTCTCCCCTGTATGAAGTACATATTTAACATCTATATTGGTTGGAGGATAATATTCCCTACCAAATATATCCTCAATCATTCTAGCTTCTTCTTCTTTGCGACGTCTTTGCTCTTCCCGATCCTCTGCTTCCTTTTGCGCCTTCCTTTGTCTATCTTTTTCCATAATCTCTTTATGAATCTCCATATCAAAAGGAATGTCCAATAATTTTTCCAAATCTATTACGTATTCAGGCAACAAATCCTCTAAAAATTCTACTGTCACTTCTTGAAGTAACGGCATACTTGCTTCAAGCAAAGAAGAATTGGTTAAGGAATGACTATATACTTCCGTATATTCTTCCTTTATACGAGTTGGCAATCTGTCTTTTACCCAAGTAGGAAAAAAATCGATTAGATGTTGAAGGATTAGATTTTCATATGCCTCTGTCCGATCCTCTAAAAAATAAAATTGATTATAAGGCATATTCATTTCATTCGATAAATATTCTTCAAAGGTTAACTCCATGGAAGATAAAATAATACCATTTCTGTCTATCTCAAGCGCAATATTACTTCCAGTTAAATAGCGAATATAAAGAAACAGTTCCTCATAATGTTTCTCTATCAATTGTTCGATATAATAAGAAAACTTCACTGTATATTTACGCTTTGTTTCCATGTCTTTCTGTTCTTCCACTTTTTCTACATATGCTACTCGTTGCTTTCTATATTTGTTTTTCCAGTTTTCCTTATCTTCCCCTAACTTTTTTGTCAGCCACTCTTCATAAGAAAATGCGCCAACATCTCGTATTTCACTTCGAAATAATCGATTGATCTGCTTTTTACTAAGGTAGCTAATATCCAATCCTTTATTTGTAAGATATTGTTTCTTTTCAGCGTACTTTATATAACTAGTTGCTATATTAAGCCATGTGTTTAACCAAATTTGCTCTATATAAACTTTCCGATCTGCCATATACTGTGCAAATGTCGGTAGACTTTCTTTGTTTTCTAAATACTTATTTACATCCTTTATAATATGCATTTTTGTTTGTTGAACCGCTTTATCATACTGGGTTTTTAATATTTGATTTATCATGATGAACTCCTATAATAATGGATTACTATCCTTCTTTTTCTTATTTTCCTTTATTTTATCTTAGACATGTAGATTTTTTTAATATTTTTTGGATTTTCTTATGTTTTATTTAGGCTGTTTTCTAAAGGATTGTGTTTTTTCAATCAAAAAAAAGAATTAGTTGGAAAAATGGAGCAACAAACTTTATGAAAGCAGCCTTTATTTAAGCTCTTTTTGTAAAATTTATTGCTATTTGTCCGTCTCCTAAATACTTATAAACACTTTTTTGTTAATAAACACTATCTATTTAAAAAAGTAAGAAAGATTACTGTTAAGTCTACACGGTGAATGTCAGTTTTTATCGATTTTTAGAAAATAGTTTTTCTGTTATTTACGATTATTTTTTTCAAAGAGGGGAATAAAGAATGTAAATAAGATTTCTCAGGAAATAATAAAAATCCTTGCACTTTGGCAAGGATTATTTGGGAGGATCTTCTTTAATAGATTAAATTTTTACTTAGTTTTTCTTTAAGCTTAACTCGCGTTTGTATTGCTCTAATTCTTTCGTTGTACAACGTACAAAGTGACCTGGAGCAACTTCTCTTAATTCGGCTGGTTCACTTGTATCATGTACAGATGGATCATAAGCAATTCTTTTACGTTCACGTTCATAACGTGGATCTGGAAGCGGAATTGCTGATAGCAATGATTTTGTGTATGGGTGAATTGGGTTCTCATACAGTTCATCTGCTTCTGCAAGCTCTACCAGGTTACCCATATACATAACGCCAATACGGTCACTAATATATTTAACCATTGAAAGGTCATGGGCAATAAATAAATACGTTAGTCCGCGTTCTTTTTGCAGCTTTTTCAAAAGGTTAACAACCTGTGCTTGAATGGAAACGTCTAGTGCAGAAATCGGCTCGTCACAGATAATGAAATCTGGCTCAACAGCTAGTGCACGAGCAATCCCGATTCTTTGGCGCTGACCACCACTAAATTCGTGCGGAAAGCGTGTAGCATGCTCTTTATTCAATCCTACTACTTCTAGTAGCTCTTCTACTCTTTGACGACGCTCTTCTGGTGTTTTTGCAAGCTTATGATTATCAATACCTTCTGCAATGATATCAAGTACTGTCATACGTGGATTTAGAGATGAATGCGGATCTTGGAAAATCATTTGCATTTTTTGGTTGAATTTGCGAAGCTCTGCCTTTGAT
Proteins encoded:
- a CDS encoding ABC transporter ATP-binding protein, which translates into the protein MTREKLLEVKNLQKHFSAGRDRIIKAVDGVSFEIFKGETFGLVGESGCGKSTTGRTIIRLYDATGGEVKFEGEDVHGKKSKAELRKFNQKMQMIFQDPHSSLNPRMTVLDIIAEGIDNHKLAKTPEERRQRVEELLEVVGLNKEHATRFPHEFSGGQRQRIGIARALAVEPDFIICDEPISALDVSIQAQVVNLLKKLQKERGLTYLFIAHDLSMVKYISDRIGVMYMGNLVELAEADELYENPIHPYTKSLLSAIPLPDPRYERERKRIAYDPSVHDTSEPAELREVAPGHFVRCTTKELEQYKRELSLKKN
- a CDS encoding helicase-related protein, which codes for MINQILKTQYDKAVQQTKMHIIKDVNKYLENKESLPTFAQYMADRKVYIEQIWLNTWLNIATSYIKYAEKKQYLTNKGLDISYLSKKQINRLFRSEIRDVGAFSYEEWLTKKLGEDKENWKNKYRKQRVAYVEKVEEQKDMETKRKYTVKFSYYIEQLIEKHYEELFLYIRYLTGSNIALEIDRNGIILSSMELTFEEYLSNEMNMPYNQFYFLEDRTEAYENLILQHLIDFFPTWVKDRLPTRIKEEYTEVYSHSLTNSSLLEASMPLLQEVTVEFLEDLLPEYVIDLEKLLDIPFDMEIHKEIMEKDRQRKAQKEAEDREEQRRRKEEEARMIEDIFGREYYPPTNIDVKYVLHTGETNTGKTFQAINRMMEASSGLYLAPLRLLALEIYEKLNQQGIPCSLKTGEEEKLVLNAQHQSSTVEMFHEKNYYEVIVIDEAQMIADRERGFSWYRAITKANANEVHIIASLHAKNMILQLLGDTNVEVHEYRRETPLQVENDLFQLSHTRKGDALVCFSRRNVLETASELQRRGWQVSVIYGSMPPEARKKQMERFIKGETKVIVSTDAIGMGLNLPIRRIVFLENDKFDGIRRRMLTSQEVKQIAGRAGRKGIYDIGRVAFTSDRKKMKYLLEKKDTDLFGFTIAPTSAVLERFQKYSNNLGLFFYLWGHFKSPEGTKKASLAEEMLLYEMIMDTMVEARMSLYDLFSFLKLPFATSESSLRVQWKTNMEAIVENRDLPEPKIKQDSLEELELAYKSIGLHLLFLYRLERRTEAYYWEKVRLELSDQINEQLKKGIKGKRRIKRCKVCGKELSAKSKFSVCNECFYKK